One Sanguibacter keddieii DSM 10542 genomic window carries:
- a CDS encoding TetR family transcriptional regulator, whose product MTEATRAPASGLRSVTRASAREHVAEQALRLFDERGFDQTTIEDIASAVGMSTRSFFRYFPVKEDVVIGDPAPFGLLVRDAAQTRPTDEPVWQVLRNAFAPVEESTAAGTATGLRTMRVMMSTASLRARNLEKHIAWAALLEPVIIDRLDGPEDSRAFRAQTLIHTALACLDVALAEWTRRDGATPVGELLDRAFATARA is encoded by the coding sequence ATGACAGAGGCAACGCGGGCACCGGCATCAGGGCTCAGGAGCGTCACGCGCGCCTCGGCACGAGAGCACGTCGCCGAGCAGGCGCTGCGCCTGTTCGACGAGCGCGGCTTCGACCAGACGACCATCGAAGACATCGCCTCGGCCGTGGGCATGTCCACGCGGAGCTTTTTCCGCTACTTCCCCGTGAAGGAGGACGTGGTCATCGGCGACCCGGCCCCCTTCGGGCTGCTCGTGCGCGACGCCGCGCAGACCCGCCCCACCGACGAGCCGGTCTGGCAGGTGCTCCGGAACGCCTTCGCGCCGGTCGAGGAGAGCACCGCCGCCGGGACCGCGACCGGCCTGCGGACGATGCGGGTCATGATGAGCACAGCCTCGCTCCGGGCACGCAACCTCGAGAAGCACATCGCCTGGGCCGCGCTCCTCGAGCCGGTCATCATCGACCGGCTCGACGGCCCCGAGGACAGCAGGGCGTTCCGCGCCCAGACCCTCATCCACACCGCGCTGGCGTGCCTGGACGTCGCTCTCGCCGAGTGGACTCGTCGCGACGGTGCGACGCCCGTGGGCGAGCTCCTCGACAGGGCTTTCGCGACCGCGCGCGCCTGA
- a CDS encoding arsenate reductase ArsC: MTENTAPAKPSVLFVCVHNAGRSQMAAGFLTALGAGNVEVRSAGSEPADQINPTAVEAMLELGIDIRTETPKVLTPDAVKASDVVITMGCGDVCPIFPGKRYEDWKLDDPAGQGIEAVRPIRDDIQARILNLLDELGVTPAPLTPAA; the protein is encoded by the coding sequence ATGACTGAGAACACCGCCCCCGCCAAGCCGTCCGTGCTGTTCGTCTGCGTCCACAACGCCGGCCGCTCCCAGATGGCCGCAGGATTCCTCACCGCCCTGGGCGCAGGCAACGTCGAGGTCCGCTCGGCCGGGTCCGAGCCGGCTGACCAGATCAACCCGACCGCCGTCGAGGCCATGCTCGAGCTCGGCATCGACATCCGCACCGAGACCCCCAAGGTCCTGACCCCCGACGCGGTCAAGGCCTCCGACGTCGTGATCACCATGGGCTGCGGTGACGTGTGCCCGATCTTCCCCGGCAAGCGCTACGAAGACTGGAAGCTCGACGACCCTGCCGGACAGGGCATCGAGGCCGTGCGGCCCATCCGCGATGACATCCAGGCCCGCATCCTGAACCTGCTCGACGAGCTCGGCGTGACCCCTGCACCCCTGACGCCGGCGGCATGA
- a CDS encoding MFS transporter, with product MGQRSARQRSAVLAAALVGGSGDVLDFLLPLWAGSALGASPAQIGVLVALELVVSFIARPFAGWLADHRERARVAAAGSLLYGLGCFGYALAPGIEVALLAAGTTGIGGALLWVAVRAITAEHLVDDGGAFAHLFSRIALVAWIVWVPAMVLLPIVGYRALFAAFGATCLVGSAALLLRAESTFRPADSSTDSARNDLQRLGPLLAVVALMSIAEAGIGLLVLLHLQMTTELDVFQIALVFLPGGIALTVLPGPLHRLTGHWGRRRIYMVGAGASAICAAGLAAAPGPVAIAALWILTSASWAALTPVDEAVVAEVSTSVRAGRGMSLLSNAALAGGAVGAAGAGSLYGVTSWAVVCLVLAGILVTAAVAGPLALLCMDVLDKPGRAEQPPKPNVC from the coding sequence ATGGGGCAGCGCAGCGCACGGCAGCGATCTGCGGTCTTGGCGGCTGCGCTCGTCGGGGGATCAGGTGACGTCCTCGACTTCCTGCTCCCACTGTGGGCGGGATCGGCCCTGGGTGCCTCCCCTGCGCAGATCGGCGTGCTCGTCGCCCTCGAGCTCGTGGTGTCATTCATCGCGCGCCCGTTCGCCGGGTGGTTGGCCGATCACCGCGAACGCGCCCGGGTCGCCGCCGCGGGCTCGCTGCTCTACGGACTCGGCTGCTTCGGTTACGCCCTCGCGCCAGGGATCGAGGTCGCTCTCCTCGCGGCAGGGACGACCGGGATAGGTGGGGCGCTGTTGTGGGTCGCGGTGCGCGCGATCACGGCCGAGCACCTCGTCGACGACGGTGGTGCTTTCGCGCACTTGTTCTCGAGGATCGCTCTCGTCGCCTGGATCGTCTGGGTTCCAGCGATGGTCCTGCTGCCGATCGTCGGCTACCGGGCCTTGTTCGCAGCGTTCGGTGCCACGTGCCTGGTCGGGTCGGCCGCACTCCTCTTGCGTGCCGAGAGCACGTTTCGGCCCGCGGACTCGTCGACGGACAGCGCCAGGAATGACCTTCAGCGTCTTGGCCCCTTGCTCGCGGTCGTCGCATTGATGAGCATCGCGGAAGCTGGCATCGGCCTCCTCGTCCTGCTGCACCTTCAGATGACGACCGAGCTCGATGTCTTCCAGATTGCCCTGGTGTTTCTGCCCGGTGGCATCGCTCTGACCGTTCTCCCCGGGCCACTGCACCGCCTCACAGGGCACTGGGGGCGCAGGAGGATCTACATGGTGGGGGCGGGGGCCTCGGCGATCTGCGCAGCGGGGCTCGCTGCGGCACCTGGGCCGGTCGCCATCGCCGCGCTGTGGATCCTGACGAGTGCATCTTGGGCTGCCCTCACACCAGTGGACGAGGCGGTGGTGGCCGAGGTCAGCACCTCAGTACGGGCTGGCCGTGGGATGAGTTTGCTGAGCAATGCTGCACTGGCCGGTGGAGCGGTCGGGGCCGCCGGTGCCGGGTCGCTTTATGGTGTGACGTCGTGGGCCGTGGTGTGCCTGGTGCTCGCCGGGATCCTCGTCACCGCAGCTGTCGCTGGACCGTTGGCGCTGCTTTGCATGGACGTTCTGGACAAGCCGGGCAGGGCCGAGCAGCCGCCGAAGCCCAACGTGTGTTGA
- a CDS encoding aldo/keto reductase, with product MADQQLHVTLNNGVTMPALGLGVYQSSPEETTAAVVSALQTGYRHIDTAAAYFNEREVGEGIKRSGVERSEIFVETKIWMSDYGYEETLRGFEKSRRKLDVDQIDLLVLHQPLADEFDKTIAAYRALETLLADGRVRAIGVSNFMPSQLQAIVDASSVVPAVNQIEVHPYFSQPQWRVANDQYGVLTQSWSPIGGSYTYGDSTKNPFTEPVLTDLAGRYGKTPAQVMLRWHIDHGFSAIPKSVKAHRIAENFDVFDFSLAPAEIAAIDALDTGVRGGPDSNTLNLDNYGFAIPE from the coding sequence ATGGCTGACCAGCAGCTCCACGTGACGCTGAACAACGGCGTGACCATGCCTGCCCTCGGGCTCGGCGTCTACCAGAGCTCGCCCGAGGAGACCACCGCCGCGGTCGTCTCCGCACTGCAGACCGGCTACCGGCACATCGACACCGCCGCTGCCTACTTCAACGAGCGTGAGGTCGGCGAAGGCATCAAGCGCTCTGGCGTCGAGCGTTCCGAGATCTTCGTCGAGACGAAGATCTGGATGAGCGACTACGGCTACGAGGAGACGCTGCGAGGCTTCGAGAAGAGCCGCCGCAAGCTCGACGTCGACCAGATCGACCTCCTGGTGCTCCACCAGCCCCTCGCCGACGAGTTCGACAAGACGATCGCCGCCTACCGTGCGCTCGAGACCCTGCTCGCCGACGGCCGCGTCCGCGCGATCGGTGTCTCCAACTTCATGCCCAGCCAGCTGCAGGCGATCGTCGACGCATCCTCGGTGGTGCCAGCGGTCAACCAGATCGAGGTGCACCCCTACTTCTCCCAGCCCCAGTGGCGCGTGGCCAACGACCAGTACGGCGTCCTGACCCAGTCGTGGTCGCCGATCGGCGGGTCGTACACCTACGGTGACTCCACCAAGAACCCCTTCACCGAGCCCGTCCTGACCGACCTGGCCGGGCGCTACGGCAAGACCCCGGCCCAGGTCATGCTCCGGTGGCACATCGACCACGGCTTCTCTGCCATCCCGAAGTCGGTCAAGGCGCACCGCATCGCGGAGAACTTCGACGTGTTCGACTTCTCCCTCGCCCCGGCGGAGATCGCGGCGATCGACGCCCTCGACACTGGCGTGCGCGGCGGACCCGACTCCAACACCCTGAACCTCGACAACTACGGATTCGCGATCCCCGAGTGA
- a CDS encoding GNAT family N-acetyltransferase has protein sequence MTPAGLTLRAMTPSDWGRVADIYTAGIATGQATFETTVPSWEAFDQGKLDTHRTVAVDASGLVVGWCAVSPISARPAYAGVVENSVYVDPAAAGHGVGGALLAHLVASTEVTGIWTIQAGIFPENTASMRLHARAGFRVVGVRERIAQLKGTWRDVALLERRSPHP, from the coding sequence ATGACACCTGCGGGCCTCACCCTGCGAGCGATGACCCCGAGTGACTGGGGGCGGGTCGCCGACATCTACACGGCCGGCATCGCGACCGGCCAGGCGACGTTCGAGACAACCGTCCCGTCGTGGGAAGCGTTCGACCAGGGCAAGCTCGACACCCACCGCACCGTCGCGGTCGACGCGTCCGGTCTGGTCGTGGGCTGGTGCGCGGTGAGCCCGATTTCGGCCCGGCCGGCCTACGCCGGCGTCGTGGAGAACTCGGTCTACGTCGACCCCGCCGCCGCCGGCCACGGGGTCGGCGGGGCTCTGCTCGCCCATCTGGTCGCCTCGACAGAGGTGACGGGCATCTGGACGATCCAGGCGGGAATCTTCCCGGAGAACACCGCGAGCATGCGACTGCACGCGCGCGCCGGCTTCCGCGTCGTGGGGGTCCGCGAACGCATAGCCCAGCTGAAGGGCACCTGGCGCGATGTCGCGCTGCTCGAACGCCGCAGCCCCCACCCCTGA
- a CDS encoding TetR/AcrR family transcriptional regulator translates to MSRPPRSTDAELLDRIGAALSQRTSTEPWGLGDVAPAAGISAAGLIKRFGSKERLLHALSRRWIDTVPSAPADPEHALDELRAYGRANFATASSSAAITGLGELMRDLWSPEAVELLREGWDKQARYIESLLAHLSLRADLDHRAAALTVLDALHGSLYRQAVSLDPTSPEQTIDNLLEEWARP, encoded by the coding sequence ATGAGTCGCCCGCCCCGATCCACCGACGCCGAGCTGCTGGACCGCATCGGCGCCGCCCTGTCCCAGCGCACCTCGACCGAGCCCTGGGGCCTCGGCGACGTCGCACCGGCCGCGGGGATCAGCGCCGCAGGCCTCATCAAGCGCTTCGGGTCCAAGGAGCGCCTGCTGCACGCCCTCTCGCGACGCTGGATCGACACCGTGCCGTCTGCTCCGGCCGACCCCGAGCACGCTCTCGACGAGCTGCGGGCGTACGGCCGGGCGAACTTCGCGACAGCGTCGTCGTCTGCTGCGATCACCGGGCTCGGGGAGCTCATGCGAGACCTGTGGTCTCCAGAGGCGGTGGAGCTGCTCCGTGAAGGCTGGGACAAGCAGGCGCGGTACATCGAGAGCCTGCTCGCGCATCTCTCACTCCGCGCTGACCTCGACCACCGCGCAGCCGCCCTCACCGTGCTCGACGCCCTCCACGGGAGTCTCTACCGGCAAGCGGTCTCTCTCGACCCCACATCACCCGAACAGACCATCGACAACCTCCTCGAGGAATGGGCACGACCATGA
- a CDS encoding aldo/keto reductase, whose product MQKRQLGQQGLETSAIGYGAMGISIAYGPGDQQEGAATIAKAYDLGVRFFDTAELYGWGENEKIVGQAVKGFRDDIQIATKFGFTHDYGQDSRPERIREVLDNSLRYLGVDYVDLFYQHRVDPDVPIEDVAGTVKELIDAGKVKYFGLSEAGPATIRRAHAVQPVSVLQTEYSLFERDVEAIFPTLTDLGIGFVPYSPLGRGFLTGTARPAHEYDETDMRRTDPRWQPGNFEKNLEATAQLTELATSKGATVAQLALAWLLAQGERIVPIPGTRSQARIAENVGAVDVTLTPNDLDLIAAILPAGGHGARYAEANLPPVGLTPQTPCSGRSATASASSTASPPSSPSSVP is encoded by the coding sequence ATGCAGAAGCGACAGCTCGGCCAGCAGGGCCTGGAGACCTCAGCCATCGGTTACGGCGCGATGGGCATCTCCATCGCCTACGGCCCCGGAGACCAGCAGGAGGGTGCAGCCACCATCGCGAAGGCCTACGACCTGGGCGTGAGGTTCTTCGACACCGCAGAGCTCTACGGGTGGGGCGAGAACGAGAAGATCGTGGGCCAGGCGGTCAAGGGCTTCCGCGACGACATCCAGATCGCGACGAAGTTCGGGTTCACCCACGACTACGGCCAGGACAGCCGCCCCGAGCGCATCCGCGAGGTCCTCGACAACAGCCTGCGCTACCTGGGGGTCGACTACGTCGACCTCTTCTACCAGCACCGCGTGGACCCGGACGTGCCGATCGAGGACGTCGCCGGCACCGTCAAGGAGCTCATCGACGCAGGCAAGGTCAAGTACTTCGGCCTCTCCGAAGCCGGCCCTGCCACGATCCGCCGCGCTCACGCGGTCCAGCCCGTCTCGGTGCTCCAGACCGAGTACTCCCTCTTCGAGCGCGACGTCGAGGCGATCTTCCCCACGCTCACCGACCTCGGGATCGGATTCGTCCCCTACTCGCCTCTGGGGCGTGGGTTCCTCACCGGCACCGCGCGACCGGCCCACGAGTACGACGAGACCGACATGCGCCGCACCGACCCGCGCTGGCAGCCCGGCAACTTCGAGAAGAACCTCGAGGCCACCGCGCAGCTGACCGAGCTGGCCACGTCCAAGGGCGCGACCGTCGCCCAGCTGGCCCTGGCCTGGCTCCTGGCCCAGGGCGAGCGGATCGTCCCGATCCCCGGAACCCGCTCCCAGGCGCGCATCGCCGAGAACGTCGGCGCAGTCGACGTGACGCTGACCCCGAACGACCTCGACCTCATCGCCGCGATCCTGCCCGCCGGCGGGCACGGAGCCCGCTACGCCGAGGCCAACCTCCCCCCCGTGGGACTGACCCCGCAGACACCATGCTCGGGCCGGTCAGCGACAGCTTCCGCGAGCAGTACGGCATCGCCACCGAGTTCACCGAGTTCCGTGCCGTGA
- the arsB gene encoding ACR3 family arsenite efflux transporter translates to MTDVSAATTTTGPGSPPRLSTLDRWLPAWIGLAMVAGLLLGRFIPGVSDVLSRMEVGGISVPIGLGLLVMMYPVLAKVRYDKVAAVTGDKRLLFSSLALNWIIGPGVMFALAWIFLPDLPEYRTGLIIVGLARCIAMVVIWNDLACGDREAAAVLIAINSVFQVVAFSLLGYFYLTVLPGWLGLDTAGLDISMGQIALNVLVFLGVPLVAGFASRAVGERTKGRQWYEETYLPVIGPWALYGLLFTIVLLFALQGDAVTSNPLDVARIALPLLVYFALMWGLGIVTGKTLGLGYAKSTTLAFTAAGNNFELAIAVAIGTFGATSGQALAGVVGPLIEVPVLVALVYVTLWVGRRWFAVDPYQTVSDRQVQP, encoded by the coding sequence GTGACTGACGTCTCCGCTGCGACCACGACGACCGGCCCAGGCTCACCGCCCCGGCTCTCCACCCTCGACCGCTGGCTGCCGGCGTGGATCGGCCTGGCGATGGTCGCCGGCCTGCTGCTCGGACGCTTCATCCCGGGCGTCTCCGACGTGCTCTCCCGCATGGAGGTCGGCGGCATCTCGGTGCCGATCGGGCTCGGGCTGCTGGTGATGATGTACCCGGTGCTGGCCAAGGTCCGTTATGACAAGGTCGCCGCCGTGACCGGGGACAAGCGCCTGCTGTTCAGCTCCCTGGCGCTGAACTGGATCATCGGCCCCGGGGTGATGTTCGCCCTGGCGTGGATCTTCCTGCCCGACCTTCCCGAGTACCGCACGGGCCTGATCATCGTGGGGCTGGCGCGCTGCATCGCGATGGTCGTCATCTGGAACGACCTGGCCTGCGGTGACCGGGAGGCCGCTGCGGTGCTCATCGCGATCAACTCCGTGTTCCAGGTCGTCGCCTTCTCGCTCCTGGGCTACTTCTACCTCACCGTCCTGCCTGGCTGGCTCGGCCTCGACACCGCAGGCCTGGACATCTCGATGGGCCAGATCGCCCTCAACGTCCTGGTCTTCCTCGGCGTCCCGCTCGTAGCCGGCTTCGCCTCACGGGCCGTCGGCGAGCGGACCAAGGGACGCCAGTGGTACGAGGAGACCTACCTGCCCGTCATCGGACCCTGGGCGCTCTATGGGCTGCTGTTCACGATCGTGCTGCTCTTCGCCCTCCAGGGCGACGCGGTCACCTCGAATCCGCTCGACGTCGCCCGCATCGCCCTGCCGCTGCTGGTCTACTTCGCCCTCATGTGGGGCCTGGGCATCGTGACCGGCAAGACCCTGGGCCTGGGGTACGCGAAGTCCACCACGCTGGCCTTCACCGCAGCAGGCAACAACTTCGAGCTCGCGATCGCCGTGGCGATCGGCACCTTCGGCGCGACGTCCGGGCAGGCTCTGGCCGGGGTCGTCGGGCCGCTCATCGAGGTCCCCGTCCTGGTCGCCCTCGTCTACGTGACCTTGTGGGTCGGGCGGCGCTGGTTCGCCGTAGACCCCTACCAGACCGTCTCCGACCGACAGGTGCAGCCATGA
- the trxB gene encoding thioredoxin-disulfide reductase, translating into MSMTSPTHELIIVGSGPAGYTAAVYAARAGLAPLVLAGSVTAGGALMNTTEVENFPGFVEGIMGPELMENMQKQAERFGARIEWDDATSLDLDGPIKVVTTGSGEVFSARAVILATGSAYRELGLEDETRLSGRGVSWCATCDGFFFRDQEIVVVGGGDSAVEEATFLTRFASKVTMVHRRDSLRASKIMAERAASDPKIEFAWNSEVVAIHGADKVEGVRLRDTLTGEERDVAAGGLFVAIGHDPRTELVKGQVTLDDEGYIEVQGRSTRTNLEGVFACGDAVDHTYRQAITAAGSGCAAALDAQHYLADLVGAQDSPTELVEAVDALEAH; encoded by the coding sequence ATGAGCATGACCAGCCCCACGCACGAGCTCATCATCGTCGGGTCCGGTCCGGCCGGGTACACCGCTGCCGTCTACGCGGCGCGCGCCGGGCTGGCCCCGCTGGTCCTGGCCGGGTCGGTGACCGCTGGTGGCGCACTGATGAACACGACCGAGGTCGAGAACTTCCCGGGCTTCGTCGAGGGCATCATGGGCCCTGAGCTCATGGAGAACATGCAGAAGCAGGCCGAGCGCTTCGGCGCCCGGATCGAGTGGGACGACGCGACGAGCCTCGACCTCGACGGTCCGATCAAGGTCGTCACCACAGGCTCGGGCGAGGTGTTCTCCGCCCGCGCGGTGATCCTCGCGACAGGCTCGGCCTACCGCGAGCTGGGTCTCGAGGACGAGACGCGCCTGTCCGGGCGTGGGGTGTCCTGGTGCGCGACCTGCGACGGGTTCTTCTTCCGCGACCAGGAGATCGTGGTCGTCGGTGGCGGCGACTCGGCCGTCGAAGAGGCGACGTTCCTCACGCGCTTCGCCTCGAAGGTCACGATGGTGCACCGCCGCGACTCGCTGCGCGCCTCGAAGATCATGGCCGAGCGTGCTGCGTCCGACCCGAAGATCGAGTTCGCCTGGAACTCTGAGGTCGTCGCGATCCACGGCGCGGACAAGGTCGAGGGTGTGCGCCTGCGCGACACCCTCACCGGTGAAGAGCGCGACGTCGCGGCCGGGGGCCTGTTCGTGGCCATCGGTCACGACCCGCGCACCGAGCTCGTCAAGGGCCAGGTCACGCTCGACGACGAGGGATACATCGAGGTGCAGGGTCGCTCGACACGCACCAACCTCGAGGGTGTCTTCGCCTGCGGCGACGCCGTCGACCACACCTACCGCCAGGCGATCACGGCCGCCGGGTCCGGCTGCGCCGCGGCGCTCGACGCCCAGCACTACCTCGCAGACCTCGTCGGTGCGCAGGACTCCCCGACCGAGCTCGTCGAGGCCGTCGACGCCCTCGAAGCGCACTGA
- a CDS encoding metalloregulator ArsR/SmtB family transcription factor: MTSSLTAEQTCDQVTPASTSMSLDSAVAVAAMLKSVADPLRLRMLSFITTSPTGEACVCDIATVADIAQPTVSHHLRVLKDNGLLTSERRGTWVYYRVAPALRGAVSTLLDAFAPAALENLTRAGSAVGLEDVDAILTRIAGELAQRFEHLSAQTVTTTVRESYTALARSAGVRSHLVVAAERFARQRLEDLTRAQAATGVPQVLFVCVANAGRSQLAAELVRRYAGDRVVVRSAGSAPAADLHPEVRDVLDSLGADADAAFPKPLTDDAVRAADVVVSMGCGDTCPILPGTRYEEWVVGDPALASHDGVLAITEQIDAHVRVLLADLLPDLDLPA; this comes from the coding sequence ATGACCTCCTCCCTCACCGCCGAGCAGACGTGCGATCAGGTCACCCCTGCGAGCACGAGCATGAGCCTGGACTCAGCCGTGGCCGTCGCGGCGATGCTCAAGTCCGTGGCCGACCCGCTGCGCCTGCGGATGCTGTCCTTCATCACCACCTCCCCGACCGGCGAGGCGTGCGTGTGCGACATCGCGACCGTCGCCGACATCGCCCAGCCCACCGTCTCCCACCACCTGCGCGTGCTCAAGGACAACGGCCTGCTGACCTCCGAGCGGCGCGGCACCTGGGTCTACTACCGGGTCGCACCGGCCCTGCGCGGGGCGGTCAGCACGCTGCTGGACGCCTTCGCCCCCGCAGCGCTGGAGAACCTCACCCGCGCCGGGTCAGCGGTAGGGCTCGAAGACGTCGACGCGATCTTGACCCGCATCGCCGGCGAGCTCGCCCAGCGCTTCGAGCACCTGAGTGCCCAGACCGTCACCACCACGGTGCGCGAGTCCTACACCGCCCTGGCCCGCAGCGCGGGCGTTCGTTCGCACCTGGTGGTGGCTGCTGAGCGCTTCGCCCGCCAGCGCCTCGAAGACCTCACCCGCGCCCAGGCAGCGACCGGCGTGCCGCAGGTGCTGTTCGTCTGCGTGGCCAACGCCGGACGCTCCCAGCTGGCCGCCGAGCTCGTGCGACGCTACGCCGGAGACCGGGTGGTGGTGCGCTCTGCCGGGTCCGCGCCCGCCGCAGACCTCCACCCCGAGGTCCGCGACGTCCTGGACTCCCTCGGCGCGGACGCCGACGCCGCGTTCCCCAAGCCCCTCACCGACGACGCGGTCCGCGCCGCCGACGTCGTGGTGTCCATGGGCTGCGGTGACACCTGCCCGATCCTGCCCGGCACCCGCTACGAGGAGTGGGTCGTGGGCGACCCGGCCCTGGCCTCCCACGACGGGGTGCTGGCGATCACCGAGCAGATCGACGCCCACGTGCGCGTCCTGCTGGCCGATCTGCTGCCCGATCTCGACCTGCCCGCCTGA
- a CDS encoding dihydrofolate reductase family protein — MTRTWRGCVFIGTSLDGYIAKPDGDLSWLTAPEPRGHAAEEGAHPALVWKTFFPTIDTLVMGRTTYDTVSGFDEWPFEGKTVIVLSTTLDASDRAQVVRSVDEASDLLARTGAERVYVDGGRTIQSFVSAGLVDEITVSVAPVLLGRGSRLFGDLDRDVLLTLRGHHSTDGDGLLRVTYDVSRR, encoded by the coding sequence ATGACCCGCACCTGGCGCGGATGCGTCTTCATCGGGACGAGCCTCGACGGCTACATCGCCAAGCCCGACGGCGACCTCTCCTGGCTCACCGCCCCCGAGCCGCGAGGCCACGCAGCCGAGGAGGGGGCGCACCCTGCTCTGGTCTGGAAGACGTTCTTCCCGACCATCGACACTCTCGTCATGGGACGGACGACGTACGACACGGTGTCAGGCTTCGACGAGTGGCCGTTCGAGGGCAAGACCGTCATCGTGCTCAGCACGACGCTCGACGCCAGCGACCGCGCCCAGGTGGTGCGCTCCGTCGACGAGGCCAGCGACCTGCTCGCACGCACCGGAGCCGAACGTGTCTACGTCGACGGCGGCCGGACCATCCAGTCGTTCGTCTCGGCGGGTCTCGTCGACGAGATCACCGTGTCCGTCGCGCCGGTGCTCCTCGGTCGCGGGAGCCGTCTCTTCGGAGACCTCGACCGCGACGTCCTGCTGACGCTCCGTGGCCACCACTCGACCGACGGCGACGGGCTCCTGCGCGTGACCTACGACGTCTCGCGGCGCTGA
- a CDS encoding FAD-dependent oxidoreductase, with protein MSSTADHLPVVVIGAGPVGLAAAAHLIERGVEPLVVEQGDAVGAAVSSWGHVRLFSPWRYDVDAAALRLLEPTGWRSPDPDTLPTGAELVADYLTPLAALPQITERLRLGSKVTGITRDGADKTRSLGRDRQPYRVRIVAGGQVQDVLARAVIDTSGTWDHTNPIGTGGLPALGEKENAGYLTGPLPDVLGRDRARFAGTHTLVVGMGHSAANTLLALVELAETAPGTTITWAIRGGSARRLFGGGSDDELPARGLLGSRLKEATESGRITLIKRASIEQISGEGQRVRVTGSTRDEVLDVTVDQVVNATGFRPDLDIVREVRLDLDSAMECPAGLAELIDPNYHSCGTVPAHGEQLLRHPDAGFYIAGMKSYGRAPTFLLATGYEQVRSIAAALAGDTAAAMAVELNLPATGVCSTDVAADGEETSCCGTNETPQLLTIGAPATTGFATGLAHGRSADSA; from the coding sequence ATGAGTTCGACCGCCGACCACCTGCCCGTCGTCGTCATCGGTGCTGGGCCTGTTGGCCTTGCGGCCGCTGCGCACCTGATCGAGCGGGGTGTGGAGCCGCTGGTGGTCGAGCAGGGGGACGCGGTCGGCGCTGCGGTCTCCTCGTGGGGGCACGTGCGCCTGTTCTCGCCGTGGCGCTACGACGTCGACGCGGCCGCGCTCCGGCTCCTGGAGCCCACAGGGTGGCGCTCGCCCGACCCGGACACTCTGCCCACGGGGGCGGAGCTCGTCGCCGACTACCTCACTCCTCTCGCCGCCCTCCCGCAGATCACTGAGCGTCTGCGCCTGGGGTCGAAGGTCACCGGCATCACGCGCGACGGGGCGGACAAGACGCGCTCCTTGGGCCGCGACCGTCAGCCCTATCGCGTGCGGATCGTGGCCGGGGGCCAGGTCCAGGACGTGCTGGCCCGAGCCGTCATCGACACCTCAGGGACCTGGGACCACACCAACCCGATCGGCACCGGTGGGCTGCCAGCCCTTGGCGAGAAGGAGAACGCCGGCTACCTCACCGGCCCCCTGCCCGACGTCCTGGGCCGGGACCGCGCGCGGTTCGCCGGCACCCACACCCTCGTGGTCGGCATGGGGCACTCGGCCGCCAACACGCTGCTGGCCCTGGTCGAGCTCGCCGAGACCGCGCCGGGAACGACGATCACCTGGGCGATCCGCGGCGGGTCGGCCCGCCGGCTCTTCGGGGGCGGGAGCGACGACGAGCTGCCCGCACGCGGGCTGCTGGGCTCGCGACTGAAGGAGGCCACCGAGTCAGGGCGCATCACCCTGATCAAGCGCGCCTCTATTGAGCAGATCAGCGGAGAAGGTCAGCGTGTCCGGGTCACGGGCAGCACCCGAGACGAGGTCCTGGACGTGACGGTCGACCAGGTCGTCAACGCCACCGGGTTCCGCCCTGACCTCGACATCGTGCGCGAGGTGCGCCTGGACCTCGACAGCGCCATGGAGTGCCCGGCCGGTCTCGCCGAGCTCATCGACCCCAACTACCACTCCTGCGGCACAGTCCCCGCCCACGGTGAGCAGCTGCTGCGCCACCCCGACGCCGGGTTCTACATCGCCGGGATGAAGAGCTACGGGCGAGCGCCGACCTTCCTGCTGGCCACCGGCTACGAGCAGGTCCGGTCCATCGCCGCTGCCCTGGCCGGAGACACCGCCGCCGCGATGGCGGTCGAGCTGAACCTGCCGGCGACCGGTGTGTGCTCGACCGACGTCGCGGCCGACGGTGAAGAGACCTCGTGCTGCGGGACGAACGAGACCCCGCAGCTGCTGACGATCGGCGCACCGGCAACGACTGGTTTCGCCACCGGCCTGGCGCACGGGCGGTCAGCGGACTCGGCCTGA